DNA sequence from the Thermodesulfobacteriota bacterium genome:
AATTTGGCCAACATTGAGACTCTATTATAACGCGAGGATGAGGAAATAAAAAAGGGCCAGAAGGCCCCACAAAAAGAAGAACTTTGAAGTCCGATTGAGCTATCCACACCTAAAAAACCGTCCAAAGCGACAGTCCCTCATTTTTTCCAACTCGCTTGGTGAAAAAAGCTTCCTCTCTTCTAGTTTGCGTTCCAAAATTTTCTCCCTGAGCCTTTCAAGAAGGCTGGCCAATTCTTTATGCTTAGCCCTTATTTCTTCTTCTTTTGCCTGAGGATCGAAATAGAGCCTTCGAAGCTCCATCTTTGTTTTGATGATCTCTTCCCTTAATAGCTCGGCTTCTTTTCTAAATCTTTCTCTTATTTCTTTCAACCTTTCTAGCTTCTCTTTGGAAAGGTCGGCAAGGATTGGGATGTCACGTTTTTCCTTTAGGCATCCTATGAATCCTTGGGCATACGTATGACTTAAGCTTCCGAAAATGAAAAGAATTGCGATGAGCATTACTTTTAGGCTTTTCCGCATTTTCTGACCTCCTTCTTTATTAGCTCTTTAACTGAAATATAGCAAGGACCGTACCGAAAATGGCCTCTAGAAACAGAATGACTTAGGCTAAGATGTCGGAAGATTCTGTCGAGATTAAAAAAATGACTCGACATTTTTGTCGATCTTCGCTAATATTACCTTGTGACCAAGGTTGGGGTTTTTTTCCATCCGCATTTTGCCGAGATGGATTGGCCTGTGATTGGAAACAAGTACAAGAATTTTCCATTGATCCTTAAACGCTTTTCGGGGAGAGAAGACATCAGGATCTTTGAGCCTCCGGATCCGGACATTGAACTCATCCTTCTGGTCCACAAAAGATCTTATGTCGAATCGCTAAAGAGTATGTGGTATTTCAGAGCTGCCGCCCTTTCAGTCTCCGGGACTCATATGGCCTTAAAGATGATAAAGGAAGGGTTGATTAGAAACGCCCTCGTCTTTTCCTGTGCGGCCGGGCATCACGCAGAGAGAGACTCCGGATGGGGGGGAACGTATCTCTCATGTATAGGTCCTGCCGTTTACTCTTACTGGAAAGATTACGGTAGGGAAAGGTTCGCCATAATAGACACCGATAGCCACCACGGAAACGGGACGAGGGATATCTTTAGAAACGAACCGGATGTTCTCCATGTTTGTTTCTGTTCCATGAACAGAGTGGAAGGTCAGGGGGAAAAGGTAGATGTGGACGTGGGTTTTGAAATATCCGATGACGATTATCTTAGTCTCGTGGAAAGAGAATTCTACCCACGTGTTGAGGCCTTTAAGCCCTACGCCATATTTCACAACTTTGGACACGACACCTGTAGGGGCGACTACGGAGATCGGGGTTTGAGTGAAGATTTCTTTTTAAGACTTGCAAGACAGGTTAAGTCTTACGCATCCTCCCTGTGTGAGGGGAGATACATAGTTATAACCCACGGAGGAGCAAGAAGAGACGTAGCCGAATACATTTTTCCGGAGATCATAAACATTCTGGCGGAGTAAAAAGGAAGGGTTCGCAAAAAGAGTCTTAAGTTTTTTGAGATTTTTTTATCTCTAAGAAGTTCAGGCAGAGATACCCGCTTTGGTTCTGCCAGCATATTTTTGGTTCTTTCTTTGACCAGTCGTAGGTCACTCGATAAGAACCCTTATCAAGCGTGAGGATCTCCTTTTGTCTGAGATACTCACCCGCAAACCATATATCCTCTATGATTTCTCCGATGGGAAAATAGAGTAGGTCCCTAAATTCTTCATTTTCTTCTCCAAATGTTACGTAACTGCGCGATCCTTTCAAAGTGAGAAGTGTCGTTCCAAAAGGTCCTAAGATTTCGGCTCTGAAATCTGGGTAATTCAAGTTAAAACTGATAAATCCCTCAAATGAGAAACTGCTAGTAGCTACACTTAATTCGCAGTATGCAATTATAGTTGATGCATCTTTAGGCCACTCAGTTCGGTATATCTTTTTGGAACATGAACTAAAAATAAAAAGGATCAAAAAGACGCAGAAACCGAACCTACGCATAAAAACTACTGATTTTTTCTTTCAAGCCTTTCTTTGAGTTCTTTTAACTTCTTTTCCAAGTCCCGTTTTTTCTCCAACCTTTTTTCTAGCCTCAGAGACTTCTCAAAGTACTCGATAGCCCTCTCCAAGTTACCAAGAGCCATATACACATCCCCTAGATGTTCTAAGACAGTGGGATCATCCGGTAAAAGTTCGTAGGCCTTAAGTAACTGCTCTAGAGCTTCCTCTAGACGGCCCTGTCTATAATACACCCACCCAAGACTGTCTATTATGTATCCGGCATTCGGCTTTTTCTTTAAGGCTTTTTTTATCATCTCTTCTGCCTGCTCTAGGTTTACGTTTCTGTCGGCAAAAGTGTAGCCAATAAAGTTTAAAGCGTCCGCGTGCTCAGGATCTATCGAAAGTATTCTTTCCATGTATTTTAGTGCTTCTTCTGTTCGTCCAGATCTCTCGTACAACATCCCTAGGCCGTACAAAACCTCAATGTTTCGCTCGTCCAGTTTTTCAGCTTCCTTTAGGATTTCAATACCAACCTCGTAGTCCTCCTTTTCCTCGTAGAGCCAGGAAAGCATAAGGTACACGTCCGGTTTGTTTTTCAGCCTTGGGAAAAATTCTTTGAGTCTTTTTATCCCTTCGTCGACCATGTTAGCCTTTATGTAGAGGAACGTCAAGTGCCTTAGAGCTGTCGGAAACTCCTCCGAGTCAAGAGGAACTTTCAACAACTCCTCGATCGCGTTCTTGTATAATCCTTTCTCCCTCAGTGCCTGGCTGAGATACAACCTTACAGTTCCGTTGTTAGGGTCAGAGCCGAGAAAGAGGTTGAATTCACGGATTGCTTCATCGTAACGTCCCATTTCCATGTAAAGAAGACCTATCTTTACCCTAAAAGAGAGATCTTTCCTGTCGATTTCGGAAAGTTTCTCGAACTCAGATATGGCTTTCTCGTAGTTTTTCTCTCTCACGTATATGTTTGCGATTCTTGCCCTCACAGCCCTGTTTAGAGGATTGATCGTTAGAATTTTTTGATACGTCTCTTTGGCTTTCGCCAATTCCCCCTCTATCTCGTATACGGTTGCCAGATCGAAAAGCCCTATCTCGAAATTCGGTTTTATCTCAAGTAGTCTTATGAAGTATTCTTTTGCAGCTTTGTAATCCTTTAGTTCCGCCCTTATCCTTCCCAGATAGTACAGGGCAATTATATTTTCTGGATCGTAAGATAAGATCTTCTCGTAAATTTTTTGAGCATCTCCAAAAGCTCCCTGAAGTAACATTACCGATCCTAAATGGATGTAACACTCTGTATCATTCTCGAAGAACTCGGCACACTTTTCATACATTTTTTTTGCACCTTCTAGATTACCTTGCGAAGAGTAAAGTCCTCCAAGAATGATAAGAGCATTCCTATTTCTTGGATTGATCCTTAACGCCTCTTTGAGATGGAATTCGGCCCTTTTTAGGTCCCCCTTTCGGAGATAGAAACTGCCGAGTTCCTCCCTTAATTGGGAAGACGATGGATCAAACTTTATCGCTTGTTCTAGATCCGCTATAGCTTCATCGTAATTACCTTTGACGGCCTTATCGATTGCCCTAAGGAAATAGTATATTGCGGAAGAGTGATAAAAACCCCAAACTAGTGCTGGAGAGAAAAAGAGAAGAAAAAGAAGGATCCATTTTTTCACACCCTCATAATACCATACGGTAGGATGGAAAATCTAGGAAGGCAAACCGAAGCAAGGAGATTCCATCCTTGCTTCGGTTTGCTGTCAATCTAATTTAGGCAGCTTTCGATATTTTTACGGCTGTAAATTTGAGTTCAGTAATCTTACATTCGGGGTCGAAACTCGTGCCTGTTAAGACATTCACGGGAGAATTGGGGTAGTGGAAGGTAGTAAAGACAGTCCCTTTTTGAACTCGGTCCGTCAGTTTAGCTTTGAGAAGTACGGACCCTCTTCTACTTTCTACTTTTACATTCTCCCCATCTTTTATCCCCAGATACTCAGCATCCTTCGGGTTCATCTCTAGGGTTGCTTCAGGAGCCAAGCTGTTTATGAGAGCTGACTTTCCGGTCATCGTTGCGGAATGGTAGTGATAATAGTGTCGGCCGATGATTAGTAC
Encoded proteins:
- a CDS encoding tetratricopeptide repeat protein yields the protein MKKWILLFLLFFSPALVWGFYHSSAIYYFLRAIDKAVKGNYDEAIADLEQAIKFDPSSSQLREELGSFYLRKGDLKRAEFHLKEALRINPRNRNALIILGGLYSSQGNLEGAKKMYEKCAEFFENDTECYIHLGSVMLLQGAFGDAQKIYEKILSYDPENIIALYYLGRIRAELKDYKAAKEYFIRLLEIKPNFEIGLFDLATVYEIEGELAKAKETYQKILTINPLNRAVRARIANIYVREKNYEKAISEFEKLSEIDRKDLSFRVKIGLLYMEMGRYDEAIREFNLFLGSDPNNGTVRLYLSQALREKGLYKNAIEELLKVPLDSEEFPTALRHLTFLYIKANMVDEGIKRLKEFFPRLKNKPDVYLMLSWLYEEKEDYEVGIEILKEAEKLDERNIEVLYGLGMLYERSGRTEEALKYMERILSIDPEHADALNFIGYTFADRNVNLEQAEEMIKKALKKKPNAGYIIDSLGWVYYRQGRLEEALEQLLKAYELLPDDPTVLEHLGDVYMALGNLERAIEYFEKSLRLEKRLEKKRDLEKKLKELKERLERKNQ